Proteins encoded by one window of Erwinia pyrifoliae DSM 12163:
- a CDS encoding NupC/NupG family nucleoside CNT transporter, with protein MSRVLHFALALVVVTLLALLVSRDRKNIRIRFVIQLLVIEVLLAWFFLNSEAGLGFVKGFSDLFEKLLKYAAQGTNFVFGNMSDKGLAFFWLNVLCPIVFISALIGILQHFRILPVIIRAIGTVLSKINGMGKLESFNAVSSLILGQSENFIAYKDILGRMSERRMYTMAATAMSTVSMSIVGAYMTLLQPKYVVAALVLNMFSTFIVLSLINPYRVDSEEDLKLGNTHEGQSFFEMLGEYILAGFKVAVIVAAMLIGFIALISAINALFDTLFGISFQGILGYAFFPFAWVMGVPSSEALQVGSIMATKLVSNEFVAMIDLQKIASTLSPRAEGILSVFLVSFANFSSIGIVAGAIKGLHEQQGNVVSRFGLKLLYGSTLVSVLSASIAGLVL; from the coding sequence ATGTCCCGTGTTCTGCACTTTGCTTTAGCACTGGTGGTGGTCACATTGCTGGCTCTGTTGGTCAGCCGTGACCGTAAAAATATCCGTATCCGCTTTGTTATCCAACTACTGGTCATTGAAGTTCTGCTGGCCTGGTTCTTCCTCAACTCTGAAGCAGGTCTGGGATTTGTTAAAGGGTTTTCAGACCTGTTCGAAAAATTGCTCAAGTACGCGGCGCAAGGAACCAATTTTGTCTTTGGCAATATGAGCGACAAAGGTCTGGCCTTTTTCTGGCTTAACGTCCTGTGTCCTATCGTATTTATCTCCGCGCTGATAGGTATTCTGCAACACTTCCGCATTCTGCCCGTCATCATCCGTGCAATCGGTACCGTACTGTCGAAGATCAATGGAATGGGTAAACTGGAGTCTTTTAATGCGGTAAGTTCGCTGATTTTGGGGCAGTCAGAAAACTTTATTGCCTATAAGGATATCCTGGGCAGGATGTCTGAACGCCGTATGTACACCATGGCTGCCACCGCTATGTCGACCGTCTCCATGTCGATTGTCGGCGCTTATATGACCCTGTTACAGCCAAAGTATGTGGTCGCGGCGCTGGTACTGAATATGTTCAGTACTTTTATCGTTTTATCGTTAATCAATCCCTACCGCGTCGACAGTGAAGAAGACCTGAAGCTGGGTAATACGCATGAAGGACAAAGCTTCTTCGAAATGCTGGGGGAGTATATCCTCGCCGGTTTCAAAGTGGCGGTGATCGTTGCAGCAATGCTGATTGGTTTTATCGCGCTGATTTCCGCCATTAACGCTCTGTTTGACACGCTTTTCGGCATCAGCTTCCAGGGCATTCTTGGCTACGCATTTTTCCCCTTCGCGTGGGTGATGGGCGTCCCGAGCAGTGAGGCTTTACAGGTGGGCAGCATCATGGCAACTAAACTGGTTTCCAATGAGTTCGTCGCGATGATCGATCTGCAAAAAATCGCCAGCACGCTGTCGCCGCGCGCTGAAGGCATCTTGTCGGTATTCCTGGTGTCATTCGCCAACTTCTCGTCAATTGGCATCGTTGCCGGCGCGATTAAAGGGCTGCATGAACAACAGGGAAATGTGGTTTCGCGCTTTGGCCTGAAACTGCTGTACGGTTCAACGCTGGTCAGTGTACTGTCGGCCTCAATTGCGGGCCTGGTGCTGTAA
- a CDS encoding Nramp family divalent metal transporter: MSESRTVEQSVRSNRKIKFALMGPAFIAAIGYIDPGNFATNIQAGASYGYQLLWVVVWANVMAMVIQLMSAKLGIATGKNLAEHIRDRFPRPAVWFYWVQAEIIAMATDLAEFIGAAIGFKLVFGVSLLQGAMLTGVATFLILMLQNRGQKPLELAIGGLLLFVAAAYVIELFFSQPKVVDLLQGMAVPALPTADAVLLAAGVLGATIMPHVIYLHSSLTQNSGDNGTRVERYSSTKLDVAIAMTIAGFVNLAMMATAAAAFHFSGHNGIADLDQAYLTLDPLLGKAAALVFGLSLLAAGLSSTVVGTMAGQVVMQGFIHFHIPLLVRRVITMLPSFIVILAGWEPTRILVMSQVLLSFGIALALVPLLAFTGNPALMGDMVNSRLMQNFGRFIVAVVVALNGYLLVATTLNG, encoded by the coding sequence ATGTCGGAAAGCCGCACAGTGGAGCAGAGCGTCCGCAGCAATCGTAAAATCAAGTTTGCCTTAATGGGGCCTGCTTTCATCGCGGCTATCGGCTACATCGATCCGGGCAACTTCGCCACCAATATTCAGGCGGGGGCTTCCTATGGCTACCAGCTGTTGTGGGTCGTGGTCTGGGCCAATGTGATGGCGATGGTCATCCAGCTTATGTCCGCCAAACTGGGTATCGCCACCGGCAAAAATCTGGCCGAGCATATCCGCGATCGTTTTCCGCGCCCGGCGGTCTGGTTCTATTGGGTACAGGCGGAGATTATCGCTATGGCAACCGATCTGGCGGAGTTTATCGGTGCCGCCATCGGCTTCAAGCTGGTGTTCGGCGTGAGTCTGTTGCAGGGCGCGATGCTCACCGGAGTGGCAACGTTTCTGATACTGATGCTGCAAAACCGTGGGCAGAAACCGTTGGAGCTGGCGATCGGTGGCTTACTGCTGTTTGTTGCGGCGGCCTATGTGATTGAGCTGTTCTTCTCACAGCCGAAAGTGGTCGATCTGCTGCAAGGTATGGCCGTGCCAGCGTTGCCAACGGCGGATGCGGTGCTGCTGGCGGCGGGCGTGCTTGGGGCGACCATCATGCCTCATGTTATCTATCTGCACTCTTCGCTGACGCAAAACAGCGGCGATAACGGGACGCGTGTTGAACGTTACTCTTCGACAAAACTCGATGTGGCGATTGCCATGACGATTGCCGGTTTCGTTAATCTGGCAATGATGGCCACGGCGGCGGCGGCTTTTCACTTTAGCGGCCACAACGGCATTGCCGATCTCGACCAGGCTTATCTGACGCTCGATCCGCTGCTGGGGAAAGCGGCGGCGCTGGTGTTTGGCCTGAGTCTGCTGGCGGCGGGGCTGTCCTCGACCGTGGTAGGCACTATGGCCGGGCAGGTGGTGATGCAGGGCTTTATCCACTTTCACATACCGCTGCTGGTGCGGCGTGTTATCACCATGCTGCCGTCATTTATTGTTATCCTGGCGGGCTGGGAACCCACGCGCATCCTGGTTATGAGTCAGGTGCTGTTAAGCTTTGGTATTGCGCTGGCGCTGGTGCCGTTACTGGCGTTTACCGGCAACCCGGCGCTGATGGGCGATATGGTGAATTCCCGGCTGATGCAGAACTTTGGCCGCTTTATTGTTGCGGTGGTGGTGGCGCTCAATGGCTATCTGCTGGTCGCAACCACCCTGAATGGGTAA
- a CDS encoding DUF2502 domain-containing protein yields MKCLLLVAALLASIAPQALQTAYADSARIQLAPGMTLHLGDRDRHGHYWDGGRWRDYHWWRTNYRYNEGRWWRHEQWRRHQQMLRHHQWERERRWRQHGHHHQWRPHPPILRQHERDRRDRW; encoded by the coding sequence ATGAAATGTTTATTGCTTGTGGCGGCTTTGCTGGCAAGTATAGCGCCACAAGCCTTGCAGACAGCTTACGCAGATAGCGCACGTATTCAGCTGGCACCAGGGATGACACTGCATTTGGGCGACCGCGACCGCCATGGTCACTATTGGGACGGCGGCCGCTGGCGTGATTACCACTGGTGGCGCACTAACTATCGCTACAATGAGGGGCGCTGGTGGCGGCATGAGCAATGGCGCCGCCATCAGCAGATGCTTCGCCATCATCAATGGGAAAGAGAACGTCGCTGGCGTCAACACGGGCACCATCATCAATGGCGCCCACACCCGCCAATACTCAGGCAACATGAACGCGATCGTCGCGACCGCTGGTAA
- a CDS encoding aldo/keto reductase, with product MVYQANTRRYNTMTWHRCGRSGLKLPAISLGLWHNFGDGSRLDNSRDLLRHAFDNGITHFDLANNYGPPPGLAEENLGRILRADFASYRDELLLSSKAGYTMWEGPYGDWGSRKYLISSLNQSLKRMGVDYVDIFYHHRPDPETPLEETMAALDHLVRQGKALYVGLSNYPAELAAAAIALLKELGTPCLIHQPRYSMFARAPEEGLLDVLAHSGVGSIAFSPLASGILTDRYLNGIPQDSRAASGSRFLSSEQLTPEKMDKVARLNALAGKRGQKLSQMALAWVLRDNRVTSVLIGASKTSQIDDAVQMLANRDFTPAELAHIDAILG from the coding sequence ATGGTCTATCAAGCAAATACCCGACGTTATAATACAATGACCTGGCATCGTTGCGGGCGCAGCGGGCTGAAACTGCCGGCCATCTCGCTCGGTTTATGGCACAATTTTGGTGACGGCTCGCGGTTGGATAACAGTCGTGACCTGCTGCGCCACGCGTTTGATAACGGCATCACTCATTTCGATTTAGCGAATAATTACGGGCCGCCTCCCGGCTTGGCAGAAGAGAATTTAGGCCGTATTTTGCGCGCAGACTTCGCCAGCTATCGTGATGAGCTGCTGCTGTCCAGTAAAGCAGGATATACCATGTGGGAGGGACCATACGGCGACTGGGGCTCACGCAAGTATCTGATTTCCAGCCTCAACCAAAGCCTGAAACGTATGGGGGTTGACTATGTGGACATTTTTTATCACCACCGCCCGGACCCGGAAACGCCGCTGGAAGAAACCATGGCCGCCCTCGATCATCTGGTGCGCCAGGGGAAAGCGCTGTACGTTGGCCTTTCCAATTATCCGGCGGAGTTGGCCGCAGCAGCCATTGCGCTGCTGAAAGAGCTGGGTACGCCTTGTCTTATCCACCAGCCCAGATATTCGATGTTTGCCCGTGCGCCAGAAGAGGGTCTGCTGGACGTGCTGGCACACAGCGGAGTGGGCAGTATCGCCTTCTCTCCGCTGGCCAGCGGCATACTTACCGACCGCTATCTGAACGGTATTCCGCAAGATTCCCGCGCCGCCAGCGGCAGCCGCTTCCTGAGCAGTGAACAGCTGACGCCGGAGAAAATGGACAAAGTAGCGCGCCTGAATGCGCTGGCTGGCAAGCGCGGACAGAAACTGTCGCAGATGGCGCTGGCCTGGGTGCTCAGGGATAACCGTGTGACCTCCGTACTTATTGGTGCCAGTAAAACCAGTCAGATTGATGATGCGGTACAGATGCTGGCGAATCGCGACTTTACGCCAGCCGAGCTGGCGCACATTGACGCTATCCTGGGCTAA
- a CDS encoding alpha-keto acid decarboxylase family protein, whose translation MTTYTVGDYLLTRLNQIGIGHLFGVPGDYNLRFLDHVIDHPDLVWVGCANELNAAYAADGYARCRGAGALLTTFGVGELSAINGVAGSSAEYLPVIHIVGAPSQTSQNKGELLHHTLGDGDFGHFFRMQQEISVASSVLTPGNAAAEIDRVLIEALTKRRPVYLLLATNVAESPLSPPSSPLQLRLDCDKAQLAAFVDAAESLLAAARSVAMLADFLADRAQQQHRLQRWLEEIPMPYATLLMGKSVLPEMLFGFAGTYAGASSADSTRAVIENSDVLISVGVKYTDSITAGFTQQITRSKNIDVGLHASSVAGRQFEPVPMAAALEALHQLALKYGQGWQHGIVAPPVSEQQPSDSLTQNTFWHALQDFLRPGDIVLADQGTAAFGAAALRLPQDVRLLVQPLWGSIGYTLPAAFGAQTALPQQRVVLIIGDGSAQLTVQELGSMLRDGQHPVVFLLNNDGYTVERAIHGAQQRYNDIARWDWTRLPQTLGVDSQPQSWRVTQTVQLREVMKLLEEARQLSLVEVVLPKLDVPPLLASVSRALNQRNNS comes from the coding sequence ATGACAACTTATACCGTTGGCGATTATCTGCTTACACGTTTAAACCAGATCGGTATTGGCCATCTGTTTGGTGTACCGGGTGATTACAATCTGCGATTTCTCGACCATGTTATCGATCATCCCGATTTAGTCTGGGTCGGCTGCGCCAATGAACTGAATGCCGCCTATGCCGCCGATGGTTATGCCCGTTGCCGGGGGGCTGGCGCGCTGCTGACCACTTTTGGCGTGGGGGAACTCAGCGCCATAAACGGTGTGGCGGGCAGCAGTGCGGAGTATTTGCCGGTGATCCACATTGTTGGCGCGCCGTCACAAACTTCGCAAAACAAGGGAGAGCTGCTGCATCACACCCTTGGTGACGGTGACTTTGGTCACTTTTTTCGTATGCAACAGGAGATTTCTGTCGCCAGCAGCGTACTGACCCCCGGCAACGCCGCCGCTGAAATCGATCGGGTGTTGATTGAGGCGCTGACAAAGCGCCGCCCGGTCTATTTGCTGCTGGCGACAAATGTGGCTGAAAGCCCTCTCTCTCCCCCTTCTTCGCCGCTTCAGCTGCGGCTGGATTGCGATAAGGCTCAGCTGGCGGCCTTTGTCGATGCGGCAGAATCCCTGCTGGCGGCAGCGCGCAGCGTGGCGATGCTGGCCGATTTTCTTGCCGATCGTGCTCAGCAGCAGCATAGGTTGCAGCGCTGGCTTGAGGAAATACCGATGCCCTATGCCACGTTACTGATGGGGAAAAGCGTGCTGCCGGAAATGCTCTTTGGCTTTGCCGGGACCTATGCCGGGGCATCCAGCGCTGACAGCACGCGGGCGGTGATTGAAAACAGTGACGTGTTAATTAGCGTGGGCGTTAAGTACACCGATAGCATTACCGCCGGTTTCACCCAGCAGATTACGCGCAGTAAGAATATTGACGTCGGCCTGCATGCCAGCAGCGTGGCGGGGCGGCAATTTGAGCCTGTACCGATGGCGGCGGCGCTTGAGGCACTGCATCAGCTGGCGCTGAAATATGGCCAGGGCTGGCAGCACGGCATTGTCGCTCCACCGGTCAGCGAACAGCAGCCGTCAGACAGCCTGACGCAAAATACCTTCTGGCATGCGCTACAGGACTTTCTGCGCCCTGGCGACATTGTGCTGGCCGATCAGGGAACGGCAGCTTTTGGCGCGGCCGCCCTGCGCCTGCCGCAGGATGTTCGCCTGCTGGTACAGCCGCTGTGGGGGTCGATAGGTTATACGTTACCCGCAGCGTTTGGCGCGCAAACAGCATTGCCGCAGCAGCGGGTGGTGCTGATTATTGGCGACGGCTCCGCCCAGCTGACGGTGCAGGAGTTAGGCAGCATGCTGCGGGATGGTCAACATCCAGTGGTCTTCCTGTTAAATAATGACGGCTATACCGTAGAGCGGGCGATACACGGGGCGCAGCAGCGTTATAACGATATTGCCCGCTGGGACTGGACCCGCCTGCCGCAAACGCTGGGTGTTGACAGCCAGCCTCAGAGCTGGCGAGTGACGCAAACGGTTCAGCTACGCGAAGTCATGAAGCTGCTGGAAGAGGCCAGGCAACTCTCATTGGTGGAGGTGGTACTGCCAAAGCTTGATGTGCCTCCGCTGCTGGCGTCGGTGAGTCGCGCCCTGAACCAGCGCAACAATAGCTGA